A portion of the Agrobacterium tumefaciens genome contains these proteins:
- a CDS encoding hydantoinase B/oxoprolinase family protein: MMTNAAIAQNPAAALNPITVEVIGSAFASTVEEMGEALVRASYSTNIKERRDCSTALFDARGAMLCQAEHIPMHLGSFIGFIPYILEHVGADSLAPGDVFIGNDAYEGGGTHLPDIVLAEPIFQDGKLIAWAINTAHHSDFADRGHAHIYQEGLRIPPVRLYRKGILQEDIQKLFLLNCQVPHERMSDLRAQMAANRLGVTRLKELCDKYSTGTVLAAGRELMDYAERKMRAGIASIPDGTYSFSDMFDAESLRDELEFSVTITVKGDEMHLDFVSPPQVRAGLNVVYTALLSTVYYAVKTVVDPTVLPNAGLARPIHVTAKKGTLLNCAHPAAVDGRIAACQRVVDLIHGALAKVVPHRVTAACNGSVAVASFSGTRADGSLWVYLETIGGGFGARHNKDGLDGVHVHMTNTSNLPLESLETEYPLTLVAYELVDGSGGGGQFRGGMGLRRVYRAEADCRVSVGGSRFVSRPWGLDGGLAGGLGSFTILGAPERLVNGAGDIFKGDILEIVTPGAGGYGEPSMRDPASIAADVRDGRISSEAARSVYGL; encoded by the coding sequence ATGATGACGAATGCAGCCATCGCACAGAACCCTGCTGCAGCACTCAATCCGATAACTGTCGAGGTCATCGGCAGCGCATTTGCCTCCACCGTCGAGGAAATGGGAGAGGCGCTCGTTCGTGCCAGCTATTCCACCAATATCAAGGAACGCCGCGATTGCTCGACGGCACTGTTCGACGCCAGGGGGGCAATGCTTTGCCAGGCCGAACATATCCCGATGCATCTCGGCTCGTTTATCGGCTTTATTCCCTATATTCTGGAGCATGTCGGCGCGGATAGTCTTGCTCCTGGCGACGTGTTTATCGGCAACGACGCCTATGAGGGTGGCGGCACTCATCTGCCGGATATCGTTCTGGCGGAGCCGATTTTCCAGGACGGCAAGTTGATCGCCTGGGCGATCAATACAGCGCACCATTCCGACTTCGCAGATCGCGGCCATGCCCACATATATCAGGAAGGCCTGCGCATTCCCCCGGTTCGCCTCTATCGAAAGGGCATTCTTCAGGAAGACATCCAGAAGCTGTTTCTCCTGAACTGCCAGGTGCCGCATGAGCGAATGTCGGACCTGCGCGCCCAGATGGCAGCGAACCGCCTTGGCGTGACGCGCCTCAAGGAACTCTGCGACAAGTATTCCACCGGAACGGTTCTCGCTGCTGGTCGCGAACTGATGGACTATGCCGAACGCAAGATGCGCGCCGGCATCGCTTCCATTCCGGATGGCACCTACAGCTTTTCGGATATGTTCGATGCGGAATCGCTGCGGGACGAGCTCGAATTTTCGGTGACAATTACCGTCAAGGGTGACGAGATGCATCTTGACTTCGTCAGCCCGCCGCAGGTTCGCGCCGGTCTGAACGTGGTCTATACCGCGCTCCTTTCCACAGTCTATTATGCGGTGAAGACAGTTGTTGATCCAACCGTCCTGCCAAATGCCGGTCTGGCCCGGCCGATCCATGTGACGGCGAAAAAGGGTACATTGCTCAATTGCGCTCACCCGGCCGCAGTCGATGGCCGCATTGCCGCATGCCAGCGTGTGGTCGATCTCATCCATGGCGCACTCGCGAAGGTGGTTCCGCACCGCGTGACCGCTGCCTGCAACGGATCTGTCGCGGTTGCGAGCTTCTCTGGTACACGCGCGGACGGCAGCCTCTGGGTCTATCTCGAAACTATCGGCGGCGGCTTCGGGGCGCGGCATAACAAGGATGGCCTGGACGGCGTGCATGTCCACATGACAAATACGTCCAACCTGCCACTGGAATCGCTTGAAACCGAATATCCGCTAACGCTGGTTGCCTATGAATTGGTCGACGGTTCCGGTGGTGGCGGACAGTTCAGGGGTGGCATGGGTCTTCGCCGCGTGTATCGCGCAGAAGCAGATTGCCGGGTCTCCGTCGGTGGCTCCCGCTTCGTCTCGCGCCCCTGGGGTCTGGATGGTGGCCTTGCAGGTGGTCTTGGCTCCTTCACCATTCTCGGTGCGCCCGAGCGGCTGGTGAATGGTGCCGGCGACATCTTCAAGGGTGATATTCTCGAGATCGTAACCCCCGGTGCCGGCGGATATGGCGAGCCCTCCATGCGCGACCCGGCATCCATTGCAGCCGACGTCCGTGACGGACGCATTTCCTCCGAAGCGGCCAGATCCGTTTACGGGCTCTGA
- a CDS encoding hydantoinase/oxoprolinase family protein, with the protein MAWRIGVDSGGTFTDVCLFEDETGEVVIWKVSSTPDDPSRGITQGVADGIERVGIKAEDVSYVGHGTTVATNALIQGRGAKTGLLTTGGFRDLLEIGRQKRPDLYDLQADKPELLVERHLRFGIEERVLATGTVETPLDETALREAVRALKADGVKAVAVNFLYSFMHAEHEKIAARILEDEFPEAFHSLSHRIAPEFREFERLSTTVVNAYLGPVMQGYVKSLSGKLTDLGITVAPQLTQSNGGVIGFDTAAEMPVRTVLSGPSTGVVAAQAVGRMTGIDNLITFDMGGTSSDVALLADGQCRVVNESVVHGYPIKAPMLDIHTVGAGGGSIAYIDSGNHLKVGPRSAGANPGPACYGLGNDEPTVTDANVVLQTQNPEYLLNGRMKIDRSLSVKAVERLAEKLNMGVLETANGILDIVTANMAKAIRVISVQRGHDPRDYALVAFGGAGPVHAVRLARELGMKRIVVPKTPGVLCALGLLMTDLRTDFSATVLHRLDQVASGTISTLYDGLSAQANAWFEREKIAPAARVVTRTVDCRYAGQNYEIAVALPEGPITEETFRLVKERFEQAHRQLYGFIAEGEPVQLVTYRLVASGVVEKAAFKAREMEGEDSSAAISGKRDVWMAEAGGFTAATLYNRDLLKPGNVVAGPAIIDQMDSTTVLPPGYVATVDAYLNLIVEGK; encoded by the coding sequence ATGGCATGGCGGATTGGCGTGGATTCCGGTGGTACTTTTACCGATGTTTGTCTGTTTGAGGATGAGACGGGCGAGGTGGTGATCTGGAAGGTTTCATCGACACCGGATGACCCTTCGCGCGGGATCACGCAGGGTGTGGCCGATGGCATCGAGCGCGTAGGCATCAAGGCCGAGGACGTTTCTTATGTCGGTCACGGTACAACGGTTGCCACAAACGCGCTCATTCAGGGTCGTGGCGCAAAAACAGGGCTTCTGACGACCGGTGGTTTCCGCGATCTGCTGGAAATCGGCCGTCAGAAACGCCCGGACCTCTATGACCTCCAGGCAGATAAGCCTGAACTTCTGGTCGAGCGTCACCTGCGCTTCGGTATTGAAGAGCGTGTTTTGGCCACTGGCACTGTTGAAACACCACTGGACGAGACCGCATTGCGCGAAGCGGTGCGGGCTCTGAAGGCCGATGGCGTAAAGGCGGTCGCAGTCAATTTTCTGTATTCTTTCATGCACGCCGAGCATGAGAAGATCGCGGCCCGCATTCTGGAAGATGAGTTTCCTGAAGCCTTCCATTCGCTGTCACACCGTATCGCGCCGGAATTCCGTGAGTTCGAGCGATTGTCGACCACGGTCGTCAATGCCTATCTCGGCCCCGTCATGCAGGGTTATGTGAAATCGCTGTCCGGCAAGCTCACCGATCTCGGCATCACGGTTGCGCCGCAGCTCACCCAGTCGAATGGCGGCGTTATCGGCTTTGATACTGCTGCCGAAATGCCGGTACGCACGGTTCTGTCCGGTCCCTCGACCGGTGTTGTCGCTGCCCAGGCGGTTGGTCGCATGACCGGCATCGACAACCTCATCACGTTTGACATGGGCGGTACCAGCTCTGACGTTGCACTGCTTGCTGATGGTCAGTGCCGAGTGGTGAACGAGTCGGTGGTCCACGGTTATCCGATCAAGGCTCCGATGCTCGATATACACACGGTCGGGGCCGGTGGTGGCTCGATCGCCTATATCGATTCCGGCAATCACCTGAAAGTCGGTCCGCGTTCTGCAGGCGCCAATCCTGGTCCGGCCTGCTACGGCCTTGGCAATGACGAGCCGACGGTCACTGACGCCAATGTCGTACTTCAGACACAGAACCCGGAATATCTGCTCAACGGCCGAATGAAGATTGACCGTTCGCTGTCGGTAAAGGCCGTCGAGCGGCTTGCGGAAAAGCTCAATATGGGCGTTCTGGAAACCGCGAACGGCATTCTCGACATCGTGACGGCCAACATGGCCAAGGCCATTCGCGTGATTTCGGTCCAGCGTGGCCATGATCCGCGTGACTACGCGCTGGTCGCCTTCGGCGGAGCGGGTCCGGTGCATGCCGTGCGTCTGGCCCGTGAGTTGGGCATGAAGCGCATCGTCGTGCCGAAGACCCCGGGCGTCTTATGCGCTCTTGGCCTCTTGATGACGGATCTGAGAACGGACTTCTCGGCGACTGTCCTGCATCGTCTCGACCAGGTGGCGTCGGGAACGATCTCCACGCTGTATGATGGCCTTTCTGCTCAAGCCAATGCCTGGTTCGAGCGTGAGAAAATCGCACCAGCCGCCCGCGTTGTCACCCGCACCGTCGATTGCCGCTACGCCGGCCAGAATTACGAGATCGCAGTCGCCTTGCCGGAAGGCCCGATCACCGAGGAAACCTTCCGCCTCGTCAAGGAGCGTTTCGAGCAGGCGCATCGCCAGCTCTATGGCTTCATCGCCGAAGGTGAGCCGGTGCAGCTTGTTACCTATCGTTTGGTCGCAAGCGGCGTCGTCGAAAAAGCAGCGTTCAAGGCCCGCGAGATGGAGGGCGAGGATTCCTCTGCTGCGATCTCCGGCAAGCGTGATGTCTGGATGGCCGAAGCCGGCGGTTTTACTGCGGCGACGCTCTATAACCGCGATCTTCTGAAACCCGGTAACGTCGTCGCCGGTCCTGCCATTATCGACCAGATGGATTCGACCACGGTTCTGCCGCCTGGATATGTCGCTACGGTCGATGCCTATCTCAACCTCATCGTGGAGGGAAAATGA
- a CDS encoding ABC transporter substrate-binding protein, with amino-acid sequence MILDRRTLLKLTAASGAAFAIGASRSFAQASSDTLRIGLSTYPAHLKPWVNVGYAGQLVSSLINRFLMAYTPEGKLVGELAESFDREGDRAWVIKLKDVKFSDGQPVTSADIEWNIEKIKAEGSGAYTRDAMLEVEKVEIVDDRTFKLLTKSPNAALPALFANPFLQIIAKGSTDKQDHGIGAGPFTLANAEKGVGLDFEASPHYFKDGLPHFKKVRVTAYADENLRVAAITAGDVDVIDYVPWSAMDQLDKDASVALETAATGAFMFLSFNGAGAFKDQRLRRAVSLAIRREEIVKGVFFGRGAVLEGVPRSSATPFYNAELAKGQSYDPDRAKALIKEAGAEGVTVNLLSTAQYGMHRDTAVIVQGHLAEVGINVTLTMPDWSTRVTMGNRGQGDFAIQGLGLDTFDPDATSALIDPTLSPTFFRSRNFEVPGLTELLAKGRAEFDLEKRKAIYAEVDKLVIEYTPFCGLSYRATGFAHLKRVNNFHMLPDQISPFSGRLFDELSLS; translated from the coding sequence ATGATACTCGATCGCCGTACCCTTCTAAAACTGACCGCCGCTTCAGGTGCCGCATTTGCCATCGGAGCGTCCAGATCCTTTGCGCAGGCCTCTTCCGACACATTGCGCATCGGCCTTTCCACCTATCCCGCTCATCTGAAACCGTGGGTGAATGTCGGCTATGCCGGCCAACTCGTTTCTTCGCTGATCAACCGTTTCCTCATGGCCTACACGCCAGAAGGCAAACTTGTGGGTGAATTGGCCGAAAGCTTCGACCGAGAAGGCGACCGCGCCTGGGTGATCAAGCTGAAGGATGTTAAATTCTCCGACGGCCAGCCCGTCACCTCGGCCGACATCGAATGGAATATCGAGAAGATCAAGGCGGAGGGCTCCGGTGCCTATACCCGTGATGCGATGCTCGAAGTCGAAAAGGTCGAGATTGTCGATGACCGCACCTTCAAGCTCCTGACGAAATCACCGAACGCGGCGCTGCCGGCGCTCTTCGCCAACCCCTTCCTGCAGATCATCGCCAAGGGTTCGACCGACAAACAGGACCATGGCATAGGCGCGGGCCCGTTCACGCTGGCCAATGCAGAAAAGGGCGTAGGCCTGGATTTCGAAGCCTCCCCGCATTATTTCAAGGACGGCTTGCCGCATTTCAAGAAGGTTCGTGTCACCGCCTACGCCGACGAAAACCTACGTGTTGCAGCGATCACTGCGGGCGATGTCGATGTGATCGATTACGTTCCGTGGAGCGCAATGGACCAGCTCGACAAGGACGCCAGTGTTGCGCTTGAGACAGCTGCCACAGGCGCTTTCATGTTCCTGTCGTTCAACGGAGCTGGTGCGTTCAAGGACCAGCGCCTGCGGCGCGCCGTTTCCCTCGCCATTCGCCGCGAAGAGATCGTCAAGGGCGTGTTCTTCGGTCGTGGCGCAGTGCTCGAAGGCGTGCCGCGCTCGTCCGCGACGCCGTTCTACAACGCCGAACTCGCCAAGGGGCAGAGCTACGACCCCGACCGCGCCAAGGCGCTGATTAAGGAGGCCGGTGCAGAAGGTGTGACCGTCAATTTGCTCTCGACCGCGCAGTACGGCATGCACCGCGATACCGCCGTCATCGTCCAGGGCCATCTGGCTGAAGTCGGCATCAACGTGACACTGACGATGCCCGACTGGTCCACCCGCGTTACAATGGGTAACCGTGGCCAGGGCGATTTCGCCATTCAGGGTCTCGGCCTCGACACCTTCGATCCGGATGCGACAAGCGCCCTTATTGACCCGACGCTGTCGCCTACCTTCTTCCGCTCACGCAATTTCGAGGTTCCAGGCCTGACCGAGTTGCTCGCCAAGGGCCGTGCGGAGTTCGACCTGGAAAAGCGCAAGGCGATATATGCCGAAGTCGACAAGCTCGTCATCGAATACACGCCTTTTTGCGGTCTTTCCTACCGCGCCACCGGCTTTGCCCACCTGAAGCGCGTCAACAATTTCCATATGCTTCCGGACCAGATTTCTCCCTTCTCCGGTCGCCTTTTCGACGAGCTTTCGCTGTCGTAA